One stretch of Desulfobacterales bacterium DNA includes these proteins:
- a CDS encoding succinate dehydrogenase/fumarate reductase iron-sulfur subunit: protein MTNNINITLKVWRQKNENAQGSFETYKADNISVDMSFLEMLDIVNEQLILADKDPIAFDNDCREGICGMCGCVVNGRAHGPEKATTLCQLHMRKFKDGDTIVIEPWRAKAFRVIQDLIVDRSPLDKIIQAGGYVSVNTGGGGEANQLRIPNELAEKAMDAAACIGCGACVAACPNASAMLFTSAKISQLALLPQGHPERAIRALGMLREHDACGFGNCSNERECEAACPKEITIVNIARLNREFIKAGFGSEVM from the coding sequence GTGACGAATAATATCAACATAACATTGAAGGTATGGCGTCAAAAGAATGAGAATGCCCAGGGCAGTTTTGAAACATACAAGGCCGATAACATTTCTGTAGACATGTCGTTTCTTGAAATGCTTGATATTGTTAACGAACAGCTCATTCTTGCGGACAAAGACCCCATTGCTTTTGACAATGACTGTAGAGAAGGTATCTGTGGTATGTGCGGTTGCGTGGTAAACGGACGCGCGCATGGCCCGGAAAAAGCGACCACTCTCTGCCAGCTTCACATGAGAAAATTTAAAGATGGCGATACCATTGTTATCGAGCCATGGCGGGCAAAAGCCTTCAGGGTCATTCAGGACCTGATTGTCGATCGAAGCCCCCTGGATAAAATTATTCAGGCAGGCGGCTATGTATCTGTCAATACAGGGGGGGGCGGTGAAGCCAACCAGCTCCGTATCCCCAACGAACTTGCCGAAAAAGCCATGGATGCCGCTGCATGCATCGGCTGCGGCGCCTGCGTTGCAGCCTGCCCCAATGCATCGGCAATGCTGTTTACAAGTGCCAAGATATCACAGCTTGCGCTTCTGCCTCAGGGGCATCCCGAGCGAGCCATCCGGGCGCTGGGTATGCTCAGAGAGCATGACGCATGCGGTTTCGGAAACTGCTCCAACGAAAGAGAATGCGAAGCAGCATGCCCGAAAGAAATTACGATTGTCAATATTGCCAGACTCAACCGTGAATTCATTAAAGCCGGTTTTGGCTCTGAAGTCATGTAG
- a CDS encoding PTS sugar transporter subunit IIA, which yields MTLTIHEAAERLELPVNTLERWIRQGRIPVIKTYGRTAAFNMPTLQKWAQDHHISFLSSPITRSATVKTRRMDTLGKAMQSGGVYYRLEGNDTASVLKSAVNQVAGISEPDRDTLYEKLIEREHLSSTGIGNGVSIPHPRSPLHCMANRSEILTFFLEHPVDFHAIDDKPVFVMFLILCDSTASHLQLLSRLAFCLRDKSFIQFLKTSPDSDTLFHKIAEFEEHLDQPNP from the coding sequence ATGACATTAACAATTCACGAAGCAGCAGAACGGCTCGAACTGCCTGTCAACACTCTGGAGCGATGGATACGTCAGGGACGAATACCGGTCATCAAGACGTATGGTCGCACTGCCGCTTTTAATATGCCAACATTACAAAAGTGGGCTCAGGACCACCACATTTCGTTTCTATCTTCGCCAATAACCCGTTCGGCGACCGTTAAGACCCGACGAATGGACACGCTCGGAAAGGCAATGCAATCCGGTGGTGTTTATTACAGACTCGAGGGTAATGATACAGCATCCGTTCTCAAATCAGCCGTGAATCAGGTTGCGGGAATTTCAGAGCCTGACAGAGACACCCTTTATGAAAAGTTGATAGAAAGAGAGCATCTGTCATCGACCGGCATCGGCAACGGAGTCTCGATTCCGCATCCCCGTTCGCCACTTCACTGCATGGCAAATCGCAGCGAAATCCTTACATTTTTTCTGGAACATCCGGTTGATTTTCACGCGATTGATGACAAACCGGTTTTTGTGATGTTTTTAATTTTATGTGATTCCACAGCATCTCATCTACAACTGCTGTCAAGACTTGCGTTTTGTTTACGTGACAAATCATTTATCCAATTTCTAAAAACAAGCCCGGATTCGGACACACTGTTTCACAAAATCGCAGAATTCGAAGAACATCTTGACCAGCCGAACCCGTAA
- a CDS encoding TonB C-terminal domain-containing protein, with protein sequence MQARTKFLDNMEGGEFRHLLPTLAISIAAHVILFLFIMGATNYMPVRRYHSSPVIDVNLVSLPLPAASSAPEHPASMKTPPPVQKQQKMLPKSKVMPAVHPEPEKVPSQAVSVAPAKNKSKTSLKKKTFKPREIVKNAIKRIETEAEQSRPRVLQEAIESLKTKVENQQSPVASQDVQAKGSREKSGKGYMGGGGASQNTALEQIDIYKVELTYYIEKNWAFSEQMAGGNTELEAVLVIKIMPDGQISDTWFEKKSGNSYFDDSAYKAVAKSNPLPPLPAGFLRPYFNVGLIFTPSGLR encoded by the coding sequence ATGCAGGCCCGCACGAAGTTTCTTGACAACATGGAAGGAGGCGAATTCCGCCATCTTTTACCGACGCTGGCTATTTCTATAGCGGCCCATGTCATATTGTTCCTTTTTATTATGGGCGCGACGAACTATATGCCGGTCCGCCGTTATCATTCATCCCCTGTCATCGATGTCAATCTGGTTTCTCTTCCTTTGCCGGCGGCTTCTTCTGCTCCTGAGCATCCGGCTTCAATGAAGACACCGCCACCTGTTCAGAAACAGCAGAAAATGTTACCAAAATCCAAGGTTATGCCCGCTGTGCACCCGGAACCGGAAAAAGTTCCTTCTCAGGCGGTTTCCGTTGCGCCTGCTAAAAACAAGAGCAAAACATCTTTGAAAAAGAAGACATTTAAACCTCGGGAGATCGTAAAAAATGCAATTAAACGTATTGAAACCGAGGCGGAACAATCCAGGCCCAGAGTGTTACAGGAGGCGATCGAGTCCCTGAAGACCAAGGTTGAGAATCAACAGTCACCGGTCGCCTCGCAGGATGTTCAGGCAAAGGGTTCTCGGGAAAAATCCGGTAAGGGCTATATGGGGGGTGGGGGTGCATCACAAAATACGGCTCTGGAGCAGATCGATATCTATAAGGTGGAACTGACATATTATATTGAAAAAAACTGGGCGTTTTCTGAACAAATGGCTGGCGGGAACACTGAACTTGAAGCCGTTCTGGTGATTAAAATTATGCCGGATGGACAGATCAGCGATACCTGGTTTGAGAAAAAATCCGGCAACAGTTATTTTGATGACTCCGCCTATAAAGCAGTGGCCAAGTCTAATCCGCTCCCCCCGCTTCCGGCCGGATTTTTGAGGCCTTATTTTAATGTTGGGCTTATTTTTACACCATCAGGGCTTCGGTAA
- a CDS encoding chloride channel protein: MIIGIIVGTCSGMAAIVLNKSLIALLKWLGSYRHLWWAFVIPAAGAALSSLFLEKIMKESAGHGVPEVIYSVSRYGGLLRLRSSFSRLISSCLTIGSGGSAGPEAPVVMSGAAIGSNIAKLFSLNDRQRIAIVGCGAAGAISSIFNAPIAGIVFSVEVVLGEWTAINIIPIAFASVAGAEISRLLQGNQIAFDHRLFHIEPGDILASIGLALFCAIISITLTRTVELAKAISPKIPAPIWVRAAIGGCAVGMLGIFLPMVLGEGYSPIRNMIEGVFSPGLGFVTLLLIAKIIATSLTLGMGGSGGIFAPSLVIGSLSGLAYHRFISLLWPSVSWVNEGCFALLGMAGLLSGILQAPLTGIFLIIEITGGYDVILPLIAVSALSTTLCHYMEPASFYLKELVKKGHLLRPGTDARVLTDLRVYELLEKDCIPVHQNMLLRDFINIIKQSHRNYYPVNDELTGGFIGMIHLDDIRPFLFNTGMYDAVILEQIMDTQVEIIHPDDDLTDILHKMDSLHLFSMPVVSNKKFIGMISKATLLDQYRKELMVQTSICQ; the protein is encoded by the coding sequence ATGATCATCGGGATCATCGTCGGTACCTGCAGCGGCATGGCCGCTATCGTTCTTAACAAATCGCTGATCGCCCTCCTGAAATGGCTTGGCAGTTATCGTCATCTGTGGTGGGCATTTGTGATCCCGGCTGCCGGAGCCGCCCTTTCATCGCTGTTTTTAGAAAAAATCATGAAGGAAAGCGCCGGGCATGGCGTGCCTGAAGTCATTTACAGCGTGTCCAGATATGGCGGTCTGCTAAGATTACGATCCAGCTTTTCCAGATTGATTTCGAGCTGTTTAACCATCGGCAGCGGGGGCTCAGCCGGTCCGGAAGCCCCTGTCGTGATGAGTGGGGCTGCCATCGGTTCGAATATTGCGAAATTATTCTCTCTGAACGACCGTCAACGCATAGCCATCGTGGGCTGCGGAGCGGCCGGGGCTATTTCATCCATATTCAATGCGCCCATTGCCGGAATCGTTTTTTCAGTCGAAGTAGTTTTGGGAGAATGGACAGCGATAAACATTATCCCGATTGCTTTTGCCTCTGTCGCCGGCGCAGAAATCAGCCGACTTCTTCAGGGAAATCAGATCGCTTTTGATCATCGTCTGTTTCATATAGAGCCTGGTGATATACTTGCCAGCATAGGGCTTGCCCTGTTCTGCGCCATTATATCCATCACGCTTACACGGACGGTTGAACTGGCAAAAGCAATAAGCCCGAAAATACCGGCACCCATCTGGGTTCGCGCTGCCATCGGAGGTTGCGCCGTCGGGATGCTCGGAATTTTTCTCCCGATGGTTCTCGGAGAAGGCTACTCTCCAATTCGCAATATGATTGAAGGCGTATTTTCTCCCGGCCTGGGATTTGTCACGCTGCTTTTGATCGCAAAAATCATTGCCACCTCTTTAACGTTAGGCATGGGCGGTTCCGGCGGCATTTTTGCTCCAAGTCTGGTCATCGGAAGTCTGTCTGGACTGGCATATCACCGGTTCATTTCATTACTATGGCCGTCCGTATCATGGGTCAATGAAGGATGTTTTGCCCTGCTGGGAATGGCAGGACTCCTCAGCGGAATACTTCAGGCCCCTTTGACTGGAATATTTCTGATCATTGAAATTACCGGCGGCTACGATGTGATTTTGCCCCTGATTGCCGTTTCCGCCTTATCAACCACCCTTTGTCATTATATGGAACCCGCATCGTTTTATTTAAAAGAACTGGTCAAAAAAGGGCATCTGTTACGACCCGGTACTGACGCACGCGTATTGACCGACTTACGTGTATACGAACTGCTTGAAAAAGACTGCATCCCGGTTCATCAAAACATGCTGCTACGTGACTTCATTAATATCATAAAGCAATCTCATCGTAATTATTATCCGGTAAACGATGAACTTACCGGAGGCTTTATCGGAATGATTCATCTGGATGATATTCGCCCGTTTCTGTTCAATACCGGAATGTATGATGCGGTAATTCTGGAACAAATCATGGATACGCAGGTGGAAATCATTCATCCCGATGATGATTTAACCGACATTTTACACAAAATGGATAGTCTTCACTTATTCAGCATGCCGGTTGTATCAAATAAAAAATTTATCGGAATGATATCAAAAGCCACGTTGCTTGATCAATATCGTAAAGAACTCATGGTGCAGACCAGCATCTGCCAATAA
- the tolQ gene encoding protein TolQ — protein MGNSELSLLHMITNAGLMVQFVLLLLLFFSVTSWAIIIVKYRYVKKAYRQSVEFADYFWKSRDFSASYAKAKQLEGSPVARVFRIGYVELKKTSQAGGVSAAGQSDSEGGTHGGKIVGIDNIKRALRRTINTEITRMTQLIPFLATTGNTTPFIGLFGTVWGIMNSFHGIGQRGSASLAVVAPGISEALIATAAGLAVAIPSVIAFNYFTQKIRIIESELHSFSSDLLNIIERDMLRSKES, from the coding sequence ATGGGTAATTCAGAATTGAGCTTGCTTCACATGATTACCAATGCCGGGTTGATGGTGCAGTTCGTGTTGCTCTTGCTGCTTTTTTTTTCAGTTACGTCATGGGCGATTATCATTGTTAAATACCGCTATGTCAAAAAGGCGTACAGACAATCGGTTGAATTTGCGGATTATTTTTGGAAAAGCCGAGATTTTTCAGCCTCCTATGCGAAAGCCAAACAGCTGGAGGGAAGCCCTGTTGCCCGGGTGTTTCGAATCGGCTATGTCGAGCTGAAAAAAACAAGTCAGGCGGGTGGAGTGTCCGCTGCCGGGCAGTCTGATTCGGAAGGGGGAACGCATGGTGGAAAAATTGTCGGAATTGATAATATTAAACGAGCGCTCCGGCGTACCATCAATACGGAAATTACCCGAATGACCCAGCTGATCCCGTTTCTGGCCACGACCGGTAATACAACTCCGTTCATCGGACTGTTTGGAACCGTATGGGGGATAATGAATTCATTTCATGGTATCGGGCAAAGGGGGTCAGCCAGTCTGGCCGTGGTAGCGCCCGGTATTTCCGAGGCGCTGATCGCAACGGCAGCGGGTTTGGCCGTAGCCATCCCCTCTGTAATAGCCTTTAATTATTTTACTCAGAAAATAAGAATTATAGAATCAGAGCTTCACAGTTTTTCTTCGGATCTGCTCAATATTATTGAACGTGACATGCTAAGAAGTAAGGAATCGTAA
- a CDS encoding fumarate reductase/succinate dehydrogenase flavoprotein subunit — protein MMLDGKVPGGPLAEKWDKHRFELKLVNPANKRKFTIIVVGTGLAGGAAAASFGELGYNVKSFCIQDTPRRAHSIAAQGGINAAKNYTNDGDSVWRLFYDTIKGGDFRSREGNVFRLAQVSNNIIDQCVAQGVPFARDYSGGLANRSFGGAQVSRTFYARGQTGQQLLLGAYSALSRQIKAGKVKMFTRREMVEVVIVDGKARGIIVRNVTTGEIERHEADAVVLATGGYGNAFYLSTNAVACNVGAALKCYRKGAYFANPCFTQIHPTCIPVHGDYQSKLTLMSESLRNDGRVWVPKNAGDKRAAHEIPESERYYYLEERYPSFGNLVPRDVASRNAKDVCDKGLGVGPTGLAVYLDFTDAINRDGKDVVEKKYGNLFEMYERIVDDNPYEKPMMIYPASHYAMGGLWVDYDLMTNIPGLFATGECNFSDHGANRLGASALMQGLADGYFVIPYTIGGYLATSRLQKVTTDHAAFKEAENAAKENINKLMTINGNRTAENFHKELGLIVWDYCGMARTEEGLKGAIEKIKTLRDEFWQNVKVTGSEKEVNRSLESAIRVADYMEFAELMCTDALNRAESCGCHLRLESQTDDGEALRKDSEFSYVAAWEYSGYGKDPVLHKEALTFENVQLSQRSYK, from the coding sequence GTGATGCTTGATGGAAAAGTTCCAGGTGGTCCTCTAGCAGAAAAATGGGATAAACACCGTTTCGAATTAAAGCTTGTCAATCCTGCCAACAAGAGAAAATTCACCATTATTGTTGTGGGAACCGGCCTGGCCGGTGGTGCTGCTGCTGCATCATTCGGAGAGCTTGGATATAATGTAAAATCGTTCTGCATCCAGGACACCCCCCGTCGGGCGCACAGTATTGCCGCCCAGGGCGGTATCAATGCAGCCAAAAATTACACAAACGACGGCGACAGCGTCTGGCGCCTGTTTTACGATACAATCAAGGGCGGCGACTTCAGATCCAGAGAAGGAAATGTATTCCGTCTGGCGCAGGTCAGCAACAACATTATCGATCAATGCGTGGCCCAGGGCGTACCCTTTGCAAGAGATTACAGCGGTGGCCTTGCCAACCGGTCATTCGGTGGCGCACAGGTATCCAGAACGTTTTACGCCAGAGGCCAGACAGGTCAGCAACTGCTTCTCGGTGCATACAGCGCTCTGTCCAGACAGATCAAAGCCGGCAAAGTCAAAATGTTTACCCGCCGCGAAATGGTGGAAGTAGTCATTGTTGACGGTAAAGCCCGCGGTATCATCGTCCGTAATGTAACTACCGGCGAAATCGAGCGCCATGAAGCAGATGCCGTTGTTCTGGCAACCGGCGGGTATGGAAATGCCTTCTACCTGTCAACCAACGCGGTAGCCTGTAATGTCGGCGCTGCATTAAAATGCTACCGCAAAGGCGCCTATTTTGCGAACCCCTGTTTCACGCAGATTCACCCCACCTGTATTCCGGTACATGGCGACTATCAGTCAAAACTGACGCTGATGAGCGAAAGTCTCCGGAATGATGGCCGCGTCTGGGTTCCCAAGAATGCCGGCGACAAGAGAGCTGCACACGAAATTCCGGAATCCGAAAGATATTATTATCTTGAAGAACGATATCCCAGCTTTGGAAACCTGGTTCCCCGGGATGTGGCATCCAGAAACGCCAAAGACGTATGCGATAAAGGGCTCGGCGTCGGCCCAACAGGCTTGGCGGTATATCTTGATTTTACCGATGCGATCAACCGTGACGGCAAGGATGTCGTTGAAAAGAAATACGGCAACCTGTTTGAAATGTACGAACGAATTGTTGACGACAATCCGTATGAAAAACCGATGATGATTTACCCGGCTTCCCATTACGCCATGGGCGGACTCTGGGTTGATTATGATCTGATGACCAACATTCCGGGTCTGTTTGCCACCGGCGAATGCAATTTCTCGGACCACGGTGCAAACCGTCTCGGCGCTAGCGCCCTGATGCAGGGCCTGGCAGACGGTTATTTCGTCATTCCCTACACCATCGGCGGATATCTTGCGACATCTCGCTTACAGAAGGTAACGACAGATCACGCGGCATTCAAAGAGGCTGAAAATGCTGCCAAAGAAAACATTAACAAATTAATGACTATCAACGGCAACAGAACTGCTGAAAATTTCCACAAAGAGCTTGGCCTGATTGTATGGGATTACTGTGGAATGGCCAGAACTGAGGAAGGCCTGAAAGGCGCTATCGAAAAAATCAAGACGCTGCGAGATGAATTCTGGCAGAATGTGAAGGTTACCGGCTCAGAAAAAGAAGTTAACCGCAGTCTGGAATCTGCAATTCGTGTGGCCGATTATATGGAATTTGCCGAATTGATGTGTACCGACGCATTGAACCGCGCAGAATCATGTGGCTGTCACTTACGGTTAGAAAGCCAGACAGATGATGGCGAAGCGCTGCGTAAGGATAGCGAGTTCAGTTACGTAGCTGCATGGGAATACTCCGGGTATGGCAAAGATCCTGTTCTGCACAAGGAAGCTCTCACTTTTGAAAACGTACAATTATCACAAAGGAGTTACAAGTGA
- the tolB gene encoding Tol-Pal system beta propeller repeat protein TolB, whose product MKITKRIRIKKSFMAVIRYFCLIQFILLGCLNLPAAFGAEYEYIDITNPFLKKIPIAVPVFKTTVGSEIEGVASQKSSDLLYQSLEFTGYFRLIPRDAYLEAPQTGIIGPNIKFRNWTAVGAELLITGGLLIKDDIIELELRLFDTFKERLLIGKKYKGVVADQRKMIRRFCSEVVFLLTGNKGIFNSRIAFVSSGTGNKEIYICEFDGYQPEQITHNNSINLSPAWSSDGKWIAYTSYAKGNPDLYIKHLTENRGTVISRKGYNISPAWVPGRFELTASLSFSGDPEIYLLTGNGKMIKKLTNNWGIDVSPAWSPDGRKMAFVSDRSGTKQIYINDLATDQVTRLTFQGRENTEPNWSPMGDRIAFSAAEHSNIDICTINSDGSGLIQLTYNSGRNESPSWSPDGSMMAFSSTREGGPSRIYVMTAYGTDQRRLLSLSGQQSQPGWSPLDMTN is encoded by the coding sequence ATGAAAATTACGAAACGTATCCGTATTAAAAAGTCGTTTATGGCAGTCATTCGATACTTTTGTTTGATTCAGTTCATTCTGCTGGGATGCCTCAACCTGCCGGCAGCTTTTGGTGCTGAGTATGAATACATTGATATTACCAATCCCTTTTTAAAAAAGATTCCGATAGCGGTTCCCGTGTTTAAAACTACAGTCGGATCGGAAATCGAAGGTGTAGCTTCTCAAAAATCGTCGGATCTCCTTTATCAGTCGCTGGAATTTACCGGATATTTCCGATTGATCCCGCGCGATGCCTATCTTGAAGCTCCTCAGACCGGCATTATCGGACCGAATATCAAATTCAGGAACTGGACAGCTGTCGGAGCCGAGTTGCTGATTACCGGTGGTCTTTTGATAAAGGACGACATCATTGAACTGGAACTTCGGCTATTTGATACATTCAAGGAACGATTGCTGATCGGAAAAAAATATAAGGGCGTGGTTGCTGATCAGAGAAAAATGATTCGCCGCTTTTGCAGCGAAGTTGTTTTTTTGCTGACCGGAAATAAAGGAATTTTTAACAGCCGGATTGCATTTGTTTCGTCAGGTACCGGAAATAAAGAAATCTATATTTGTGAGTTTGATGGATATCAGCCAGAACAAATTACACACAATAACAGTATCAACCTTTCTCCCGCGTGGTCTTCAGACGGGAAATGGATTGCTTATACTTCTTATGCCAAAGGCAATCCGGACCTTTATATCAAGCACCTTACCGAAAACCGGGGTACGGTGATTTCCAGGAAAGGGTATAATATCTCACCGGCATGGGTGCCAGGCCGGTTTGAATTGACTGCCTCTCTTTCATTTTCAGGTGATCCGGAAATTTACCTGTTGACCGGAAACGGAAAAATGATTAAAAAACTGACAAATAACTGGGGGATCGACGTGTCACCTGCCTGGTCTCCGGATGGCCGGAAAATGGCATTTGTATCTGACCGGTCCGGAACGAAACAGATCTATATAAATGATTTAGCAACTGATCAGGTGACAAGGCTGACCTTCCAGGGCAGAGAAAATACGGAACCGAACTGGTCGCCGATGGGGGATCGGATTGCTTTTTCTGCTGCCGAGCACAGCAACATCGATATCTGTACCATTAATTCCGATGGGTCCGGGCTGATTCAGTTGACCTATAATTCAGGAAGAAACGAATCGCCATCATGGTCTCCGGACGGAAGCATGATGGCATTCAGTTCGACCCGCGAAGGAGGACCCTCCAGAATTTATGTCATGACCGCGTACGGGACAGATCAGAGGCGGTTGCTGAGCCTTTCAGGGCAGCAGTCCCAGCCGGGATGGTCGCCCCTTGACATGACTAATTAA
- the ybgF gene encoding tol-pal system protein YbgF: MKHKILFMIAGVMYFMVSGCALQEDITVLDDRIARVEQKNATLLKSQTDLKQQYDNFKKQNQTLQTVMNQYTSVSQEKELELRDRSAGMQALLDSLREENKVISGRLEESQYLLQQKLTALEHAGAKEDESLNKLMQDLDALEKRIVQLEKYLNFEASEIKPGEKKADGPAEKVFSESELYALAKQAFDQNNFEASRQGFQRLLKLNPKSDNADNAQFWIGETYYCEKWYEKAILEYQKVIENYPGGNKVQAALLKQGLSFYNLGDKANARLILNELIKKHPQSNEAKVAQQKLKVFQ; encoded by the coding sequence ATGAAACACAAAATTTTATTCATGATCGCAGGCGTCATGTATTTTATGGTATCCGGGTGTGCGCTTCAGGAGGATATCACCGTTTTGGATGACCGGATTGCCCGCGTGGAACAGAAAAACGCTACCTTGCTGAAGAGCCAGACGGATTTGAAACAGCAGTACGATAATTTTAAAAAACAAAATCAGACTCTTCAAACCGTAATGAATCAATATACGTCGGTCAGCCAGGAAAAAGAGCTGGAACTCAGAGATCGATCCGCTGGCATGCAGGCACTGCTTGACAGTCTCAGGGAAGAAAATAAGGTCATCAGCGGCCGCCTGGAAGAGTCGCAATATCTGTTGCAGCAGAAACTGACGGCGCTGGAACATGCGGGCGCTAAAGAGGATGAAAGTCTGAATAAATTGATGCAGGATCTGGATGCATTGGAAAAACGGATTGTCCAGCTGGAAAAGTATCTGAATTTTGAAGCCTCCGAAATAAAGCCGGGTGAGAAAAAAGCGGACGGACCGGCTGAAAAAGTGTTTTCCGAGAGCGAACTGTATGCACTGGCAAAGCAGGCGTTTGATCAAAATAATTTTGAAGCCTCCCGACAAGGGTTTCAGCGGTTACTGAAGTTGAATCCCAAGTCTGATAATGCAGATAACGCTCAATTCTGGATCGGTGAAACCTATTATTGTGAGAAATGGTATGAAAAAGCTATTCTGGAATACCAGAAAGTGATTGAAAACTATCCCGGGGGCAACAAGGTTCAGGCCGCGTTACTGAAACAGGGCCTGTCGTTTTATAATCTGGGAGATAAGGCCAATGCCCGTCTTATTTTGAACGAGCTGATAAAAAAACATCCTCAATCCAATGAAGCAAAGGTTGCTCAGCAGAAATTAAAGGTTTTCCAATAG
- a CDS encoding succinate dehydrogenase cytochrome b subunit, with amino-acid sequence MNWLTNTLGTSIGKKLMMAITGLCFCGFLVVHLIGNLTIYGGKEMFLSYVDHLHALGKLITVAEWGLVILALIHILTGLTLFYQNLQSRPVNYQVKKAAGGRTIGSATMPYSGILILLFVLLHLFTFRFVDKTNINDFIILTQTFVSFAFVLIYIIAVVIVAIHVSHGFWSGFQTLGLNHAKYMPIIMGLGIVFSIVVGVGFGFIPIYVSLIA; translated from the coding sequence ATGAATTGGCTTACAAACACCCTAGGCACATCCATTGGGAAGAAGCTGATGATGGCTATTACCGGCCTATGCTTCTGCGGCTTCCTGGTAGTGCATCTGATCGGTAACCTGACGATCTATGGTGGGAAAGAAATGTTCCTGTCTTATGTCGATCACCTTCATGCATTGGGCAAGCTCATTACTGTTGCAGAATGGGGCCTTGTCATTCTGGCGCTGATCCATATACTGACGGGCTTGACTCTTTTCTATCAGAATCTTCAGTCCCGTCCGGTTAACTATCAGGTAAAAAAAGCTGCCGGCGGCCGTACAATCGGTTCGGCCACCATGCCCTACAGCGGGATCCTGATTCTGCTGTTTGTTCTTCTTCACCTGTTTACTTTTCGATTCGTCGACAAGACAAACATCAATGACTTTATTATTTTGACCCAAACATTCGTCAGTTTTGCATTTGTATTGATTTACATTATTGCAGTGGTAATCGTAGCCATTCACGTCAGTCATGGTTTTTGGAGTGGTTTTCAGACCCTTGGCCTTAATCATGCAAAATATATGCCGATAATTATGGGACTTGGGATTGTATTCAGTATTGTGGTCGGAGTAGGTTTTGGCTTTATTCCGATTTACGTTTCGCTTATTGCATAA
- the tolR gene encoding protein TolR yields MNSGSNNNQLMSDINVTPFVDVMLVLLIIFMVTAPMMVQGVNVSLPQTTSQPLPANDEALIISIDNKNQIFINDMNVSLDFLQEKLKNILGSNTEKNVYLRADKDISYGMVVRVMSEIKGAGVEKLGMVTDPLDDRKEGAKPLPLVG; encoded by the coding sequence ATGAATTCGGGCAGCAACAACAATCAGCTTATGTCTGACATCAATGTAACGCCGTTTGTAGATGTGATGCTTGTCCTGCTGATCATTTTTATGGTAACTGCGCCCATGATGGTACAAGGGGTGAATGTGTCTTTGCCCCAGACTACTTCACAACCGCTTCCGGCAAACGATGAAGCGCTTATCATCAGTATTGATAATAAAAATCAGATTTTTATCAACGACATGAACGTGTCATTGGACTTTCTTCAGGAAAAACTTAAAAATATATTGGGAAGCAATACTGAAAAAAATGTATATCTCCGGGCGGATAAAGATATATCCTATGGAATGGTCGTTCGGGTGATGTCCGAAATAAAAGGGGCGGGAGTGGAGAAACTGGGTATGGTGACTGATCCTCTGGATGACCGCAAAGAAGGCGCAAAACCGCTGCCGTTGGTCGGATAA
- the pal gene encoding peptidoglycan-associated lipoprotein Pal, giving the protein MLKKRWISLFLFLIVPGLLFTVSCAKKAVKSELGMSQAQEDEAARQARLEAEKARQDALKQEQEAAVRSIEEQRLREEAAEAQAEKLRQIQEARDQFINEDIYFSYDKATLDAESQDILKRKAQWLRMNSTVSVIIEGHCDERGTTEYNIALGDRRAESAHKFLIYLGIDSSRLTTISYGEERPLYPGNTEEAWSKNRRAHFVIK; this is encoded by the coding sequence ATGTTAAAAAAAAGGTGGATATCCCTGTTTTTATTTCTCATCGTTCCAGGTCTTCTCTTTACGGTCTCCTGTGCTAAAAAGGCAGTGAAGTCCGAACTCGGAATGTCTCAGGCGCAAGAGGATGAAGCTGCCCGCCAGGCCCGTCTGGAGGCTGAAAAAGCCCGGCAGGATGCCTTGAAACAAGAGCAGGAGGCGGCCGTCAGATCGATCGAAGAGCAGCGGTTAAGAGAGGAAGCGGCTGAGGCTCAGGCTGAAAAACTACGCCAGATCCAGGAAGCCAGAGATCAGTTCATTAATGAAGATATTTATTTCAGTTACGATAAGGCGACGCTTGATGCAGAGTCTCAGGATATCCTGAAAAGAAAGGCGCAATGGCTGCGAATGAATTCGACTGTGTCCGTGATTATCGAAGGACACTGTGACGAGCGGGGCACCACTGAATACAATATCGCCTTGGGGGACAGACGTGCTGAAAGCGCACATAAGTTTTTGATATACCTCGGTATTGATTCATCGCGACTGACTACAATCAGCTACGGTGAGGAACGACCTCTGTATCCGGGCAATACGGAGGAAGCCTGGTCGAAAAACAGGCGAGCGCATTTTGTCATAAAGTAA